In Sorghum bicolor cultivar BTx623 chromosome 8, Sorghum_bicolor_NCBIv3, whole genome shotgun sequence, one genomic interval encodes:
- the LOC8061227 gene encoding U-box domain-containing protein 44 produces the protein MAEVQDGHYDSTSQSTDSLRVEPIYESFLCPLTKQVMQDPVSIDSGVTFERDAILKYFNECLSSGKRLVCPVTKMELSNTELNPSIALRNTIDEWMNRNEAAKLDVARKSLTSDSMESDILQALQYVDEICQRSRSSRQVVRRDGLIIMIADLLKNSSTKVRQSALETLSSIAKDDNDNKVEIAAGDNIRTIVKFLNHGQTQEKEQAVSLLFELSENKALSDRIGSVSGAILILVGLSSSKVENLLIVDRAEKTLENLESCEKNVRQMAENGRLQPLLRLLLEGMILSYVHVSFSQQSDFVLFYSCNIVSATQYSPPQREVRMNSIKLLNNISPYMGQELADAFRGNFSQLSSLVKVIADNNGISEEQAAAAGLVADLPMRDSVLTRRLLQDGAFATIIKKVTRIRQGEIRGGRFVNPFLEGLVRIVSRITFVLDDDPDIIAVARDYNLTSLFTDLLQMNGLDIVQIVSASALEKLSQQSKHLTKILPAPSPGLCFSIFPCLSQKTVATGVCRVHCGICSARESFCLLEGKAVEKLVACLDNNNEKVVEAALAALSTLLEDGVDIDQGVMVLCDAEGINPILEVLCENRNEALRQRAVWAVERILRMDEIAYEISGNQNVGTALVEAFRHGDYRTRQVAERALKHVDKLPNFSGIFSKMGAQ, from the exons ATGGCAGAAGTTCAGGATGGCCATTATGATTCAACATCACAGTCCACTGACAGCTTGCGTGTTGAGCCTATATATGAGTCGTTCCTATGCCCGCTTACCAAACAGGTTATGCAGGATCCTGTCTCTATTGACAGTGGTGTTACGTTTGAACGTGATGCCATTTTGAAGTATTTCAATGAGTGTCTTAGCAGTGGGAAGAGGCTTGTCTGCCCTGTAACTAAGATGGAGCTCAGCAACACTGAGTTAAATCCAAGCATAGCTCTGAGGAACACTATTGATGAATGGATGAATCGCAACGAGGCAGCCAAACTTGACGTTGCTCGTAAGTCATTGACTTCTGATAGCATGGAAAGTGATATCCTACAAGCACTCCAGTATGTTGATGAGATATGTCAGAGAAGTAGATCCAGTAGGCAGGTTGTGAGAAGAGATGGATTGATAATCATGATTGCTGACTTGTTGAAGAATAGCAGTACGAAAGTACGGCAATCAGCACTAGAGACTCTTAGCTCCATTGCAAAAGATGACAATGACAATAAG GTCGAGATTGCTGCTGGAGACAATATTCGCACAATTGTAAAGTTCTTAAATCATGGGCAGACTCAGGAAAAGGAACAAGCTGTGTCTCTGTTGTTTGAACTTTCAGAAAATAAGGCTCTTTCAGATAGAATTGGCAGTGTTTCTGGAGCTATTCTTATACTTGTTGGCTTGTCAAGCAGTAAAGTAGAAAACCTTCTGATTGTTGACagagctgagaagacattggaAAATTTAGAGAGCTGTGAAAAGAATGTTAGGCAGATGGCTGAAAATGGTAGATTGCAGCCCCTTCTGAGACTGCTTCTTGAAGGTATGATTCTTTCATATGTACATGTTTCCTTTTCGCAACAAAGTGATTTTGTACTCTTTTACAGCTGTAACATTGTGAGTGCCACCCAATATTCTC CACCACAAAGGGAAGTACGCATGAATTCCATCAAGCTCCTGAATAACATATCACCTTATATGGGCCAGGAACTTGCTGATGCTTTTCGTGGAAACTTTAGTCAACTCAGCAGCTTGGTCAAGGTCATTGCTGATAACAATGGTATTTCTGAAGAGCAAGCAGCTGCTGCTGGCCTTGTAGCTGATCTTCCAATGCGGGACTCAGTCCTCACCAGACGTCTTCTTCAAGATGGGGCATTTGCAACAATCATTAAAAAAGTCACAAGAATACGACAAGGGGAGATTCGTGGGGGTCGTTTTGTTAACCCATTCCTCGAAGGTCTAGTTAGAATAGTCTCCCGTATCACAtttgtcttggatgatgatccagaTATCATTGCTGTTGCTCGTGATTACAATCTTACTTCACTCTTCACTGATCTGCTTCAGATGAATGGGCTTGACATTGTCCAGATTGTCTCTGCTAGTGCGCTTGAGAAACTTTCACAGCAGTCAAAACATCTTACGAAGATACTGCCTGCTCCCAGCCCAGGGTTGTGCTTTTCAATATTTCCatgcctcagccagaagactgTAGCAACTGGGGTTTGTAGAGTTCACTGTGGGATTTGTTCTGCAAGGGAGAGCTTCTGTCTCTTGGAGGGGAAGGCAGTGGAGAAGTTAGTAGCTTGCTTGGATAATAATAATGAGAAAGTAGTCGAAGCTGCTCTAGCAGCGCTATCCACTTTACTGGAGGATGGAGTGGACATTGACCAAGGTGTCATGGTGCTGTGTGATGCAGAAGGAATCAACCCGATACTTGAGGTATTGTGTGAGAACAGAAATGAGGCACTGCGCCAAAGAGCGGTGTGGGCAGTGGAGAGAATcctgaggatggacgaaataGCATATGAGATATCAGGAAACCAAAATGTTGGTACAGCCTTGGTGGAGGCCTTCAGGCATGGTGACTATAGGACAAGACAAGTTGCAGAGCGAGCATTGAAGCATGTAGATAAGCTGCCCAATTTCTCTGGGATATTTTCTAAGATGGGGGCACAATGA